The Flaviramulus sp. BrNp1-15 genome has a window encoding:
- a CDS encoding transposase produces the protein MSQKYKVIDSTQPTFVTITIIDWVDLFIRPIYFKILDDSLNYCIANKGLNVHAYVYMSSYIHMIISSNTDELQDIIRDFKKFTSKELIKAIKEYPESRREWLLNKFSYAAYRIKKGKNYKVWKDGFHPVLLDNQIKIEQRVNYIHYNPVASEMVYHERDWRHSSYAAYEEGNSEIPNVKLQALW, from the coding sequence ATGTCTCAAAAATATAAAGTAATAGATAGCACGCAACCAACATTTGTAACTATAACTATTATAGACTGGGTAGATTTATTTATAAGACCAATATATTTTAAAATATTAGATGATTCTTTAAACTATTGTATTGCAAACAAAGGATTGAATGTTCATGCTTATGTATATATGAGTAGTTATATTCATATGATTATAAGTTCTAATACTGATGAATTGCAAGACATTATCAGAGATTTCAAAAAATTTACTTCAAAAGAACTTATAAAGGCCATAAAAGAATATCCAGAAAGTAGAAGAGAATGGTTGTTAAACAAGTTTAGTTATGCAGCTTATAGAATTAAAAAAGGTAAAAACTATAAAGTTTGGAAAGATGGTTTTCATCCTGTATTGTTAGACAATCAAATAAAAATAGAACAACGTGTAAATTATATACATTACAATCCAGTAGCATCAGAAATGGTATATCATGAGCGAGATTGGAGACATAGTAGTTATGCAGCTTATGAAGAAGGTAATAGTGAAATACCAAATGTTAAACTACAAGCTTTATGGTAA